In Lentimicrobiaceae bacterium, a single genomic region encodes these proteins:
- a CDS encoding HAMP domain-containing protein: MRKTSLSEKLILNFLLLGIGAIVLVGFISFYTARFELKKRTYEQLTSLRVLKNNQIESFFSDRKRDIRLIANSADIINSLNQLNRYSASITAKHISSSLPAFRQNRYLIRYLNSCGYYNRFFICNAGQAMIISSTRAPNSGQWLKYEKRPEYLDALYRKTKSSLSTVIEDIPASMKDKAVCIATPILSHEDQFLGIMILEIASSAINAIMVENNPMNGLGNTGETYLVGSDRLMRSNSRFHPNSIYRTRVNSIAVNRAIKNETGTKVIRDYRNKEVLSSFGKIHTKGLEWVLIAEIDYDEAIDPIYKIRNETIFLSIIVSMVLFVFVFFFSKKITKPIKRLQEAANKVGKGDFSEKVEITTHDEIGELTESFNLMINQLKTKNKELKEERKKRIRSSIDGQETERQRLSRELHDGLGQMLIATKLKLETLIHTDRSKFIYTIDKIKEMFDSTINEVRNISNDLMPPVLNEFGLVTALRNLCDEVSERYKVEVTFSSDKISDNLGKTPKTYLYRIAQEALNNIVKHADATRASLSITHHKEEIQLIIADNGKGFNFGSPSVEYGNGIHNMRDRVNLLNGNLKIESAPGRGTTIKITVPVIINQSIE; encoded by the coding sequence ATGCGAAAGACTTCATTGTCAGAAAAACTGATACTTAATTTCTTACTGCTGGGTATTGGTGCCATAGTCTTGGTTGGCTTTATTTCTTTTTACACTGCACGTTTCGAACTCAAGAAACGTACATACGAACAACTTACATCCCTGAGGGTGTTAAAAAACAACCAGATAGAAAGTTTTTTTTCCGACAGAAAACGTGATATTCGCCTGATAGCCAACTCTGCCGATATAATAAATTCACTGAACCAACTCAACAGATACAGCGCATCAATTACAGCAAAACATATTTCTTCTTCACTTCCTGCCTTCAGGCAAAACAGGTATTTAATCCGGTATTTAAACTCCTGCGGATATTATAACCGTTTTTTTATCTGTAATGCAGGGCAAGCGATGATTATTTCCTCAACCCGGGCACCAAACTCGGGACAATGGTTGAAATATGAAAAACGACCCGAATATCTGGACGCCTTGTACCGGAAGACAAAATCTTCTCTCTCCACTGTGATAGAAGACATACCCGCAAGCATGAAAGATAAAGCAGTATGTATCGCTACCCCTATCCTGAGCCACGAAGATCAGTTTTTGGGAATAATGATTCTTGAAATAGCATCTTCGGCTATCAATGCAATAATGGTTGAAAACAATCCGATGAATGGGCTTGGAAATACCGGGGAAACCTATCTTGTGGGTAGCGACAGGCTTATGCGAAGTAATTCCCGCTTTCATCCCAATTCCATTTATCGAACCCGGGTAAATTCTATTGCCGTAAATCGAGCAATTAAAAACGAAACAGGGACCAAAGTCATCAGAGATTACCGGAATAAAGAAGTTCTTTCCTCGTTCGGGAAAATTCATACTAAGGGGCTGGAATGGGTGCTAATTGCCGAGATAGATTACGACGAAGCCATTGATCCTATTTACAAAATACGCAACGAAACAATTTTTCTCAGTATCATTGTTTCGATGGTACTGTTTGTATTCGTTTTTTTCTTTTCAAAAAAAATTACAAAACCCATCAAACGGTTGCAAGAAGCTGCCAACAAGGTAGGTAAGGGCGATTTTAGCGAAAAAGTAGAAATCACTACCCATGATGAAATAGGCGAACTTACCGAATCTTTCAACCTGATGATTAACCAGTTGAAAACAAAAAACAAAGAACTGAAAGAGGAAAGGAAAAAAAGAATCCGGTCATCCATTGACGGACAGGAAACAGAACGGCAACGTCTTTCACGCGAATTGCACGACGGACTTGGCCAAATGTTGATTGCTACCAAACTAAAACTGGAAACGCTTATTCATACCGATCGGTCAAAATTTATATATACCATTGATAAAATTAAAGAGATGTTCGACAGCACCATTAACGAAGTGCGAAACATCTCCAACGACCTGATGCCTCCCGTATTAAACGAATTTGGGCTGGTAACGGCATTGCGTAACCTTTGTGATGAAGTATCGGAAAGATACAAAGTGGAAGTTACTTTCTCTTCGGATAAAATTTCGGACAACCTGGGAAAAACGCCCAAAACCTACCTGTACCGCATAGCTCAGGAAGCACTCAACAATATTGTAAAACATGCTGATGCTACCCGTGCAAGTTTGTCAATCACCCACCATAAAGAAGAAATACAACTTATTATTGCAGATAACGGGAAAGGTTTTAATTTTGGCAGTCCTTCGGTAGAATACGGCAACGGAATCCATAATATGCGCGACAGGGTAAACTTATTGAATGGAAATTTAAAAATTGAATCCGCACCCGGCAGGGGGACTACAATAAAAATAACAGTACCAGTAATAATCAACCAATCTATTGAATAA
- a CDS encoding response regulator transcription factor: MEKIKIILVDDHQIVRDGIKALLTGVPDLEVIGEASDAVELAELLKYKKPDILLLDISLPGMSGIEITRNLVLEHPEIKVLILSMYTNEDFIFNAIKTGAKGYLPKNTSQKEIIDAINAVYRGEEYFSESISNIILKSYIKKVKTGDEPEEITQAVLSKRELEILKHFAEGYSNQQIADKLFISIRTVESHKNHIMQKLKLNTTVDLIKFAIKNKIIEL, encoded by the coding sequence ATGGAAAAAATAAAAATTATCCTGGTAGATGACCATCAAATAGTTCGCGATGGAATAAAAGCATTGCTAACCGGTGTCCCCGATTTAGAAGTAATTGGAGAAGCTTCAGATGCTGTGGAACTGGCAGAATTATTAAAATATAAAAAACCAGATATACTTTTACTTGATATTTCACTGCCAGGTATGTCGGGAATAGAAATAACCCGAAACCTTGTTTTGGAACATCCCGAAATTAAAGTGCTTATTCTTTCCATGTACACCAATGAAGATTTTATCTTCAATGCAATTAAAACTGGTGCCAAAGGATATCTTCCGAAAAATACTTCGCAAAAAGAGATAATTGATGCTATTAATGCCGTTTACAGGGGAGAAGAATATTTCAGTGAATCCATTTCCAATATTATCCTGAAAAGTTATATCAAAAAAGTTAAAACAGGTGACGAACCAGAAGAAATAACACAGGCAGTATTATCCAAAAGAGAATTGGAAATCCTGAAACATTTTGCCGAAGGTTATTCCAATCAGCAGATCGCGGATAAACTTTTCATCAGCATCCGTACCGTAGAATCGCATAAAAATCATATCATGCAGAAACTTAAACTGAATACCACGGTTGATTTGATCAAGTTTGCTATTAAAAATAAGATTATCGAATTGTAA